A window of Malaclemys terrapin pileata isolate rMalTer1 chromosome 14, rMalTer1.hap1, whole genome shotgun sequence contains these coding sequences:
- the ATMIN gene encoding ATM interactor, which translates to MAAPGAAAAEPGRCGEGPGWPRAPAPEAERPAPRELVRPSVTELSRAVRTNILCTVPGCGKVLPNSPALSMHLSKAHRVQDGKINASIRKGLKTTQKFYCCPIEGCPRGPNRPFSQFSLVKQHFMKMHAEKKHKCDKCSNSYGTEWDLKRHIEDCGKTFQCTCGCPYASRTALLSHVYRTGHEIPAEHRDPPSKKRKMCSEVSNQHLAEKTSEAFISARTSSTCTQELESSEMKLMASFEGSCSSNISKQTLSQPKCTPKMLLPKPKVALVKLPVMQFAHLPIFVSATDSSVKPVVVAVDNQGSVMSTVHLLPQSIGILIPALEAEALVFKDTVPISKTANSGVEPVSTSVQVNLGKVTSNSTVQELGSMCHKNKISSINVQTDLSYISQNFMPAAAWTPDSSVSSCSQTDLTFSSQVSLPVSVQTQTLLPSSKLTSSIAAQTDAFAQACFQSGGVSRETQTNRTQNSIDGRVQMDQAVMCNDIFDSVHSAYNVSTQIGLTENNLMAANMDQRLLQRSNCKTLSQDTIKSEPIINFNTQTNILPQQNMTDNQTQTMDLLSDLENIFSGNMSGQTLDNRGLLSDTSSGADTHLPSGPTQSTGIDFDIEEFFSASNIQTQTEESELGNLNSEPVLESLDIETQTDLFFSDSATQSYSCRGNSNFLGLEMFDTQTQTDLNSFLDSSTHLPLGSILKQSSFSMSTDSSDTETQTEIPSAAKNIPSQNIENKVQLNSAETQTMDSCFETLGSLFLTSNETQTAMDDFLLADLAWNTMESQFSSVETQTCAELCSLVCQKFGTSH; encoded by the exons atggcggcGCCAGGTGCTGCGGCAGCAGAGCCCGGACGGTGCGGAGAGGGGCCGGGGTGGCCCCGGGCTCCGGCCCCTGAGGCGGAGCGCCCTGCCCCCCGGGAGCTCGTGCGGCCGTCGGTGACGGAGCTGTCCCGGGCCGTGCGGACCAACATTCTCTGCACGGTGCCCGGCTGCGGCAAGGTCCTGCCCAACAGCCCGGCCCTGAGCATGCACCTGAGCAAGGCCCACCGGGTCCAG gatggaaaaataaatgCATCAATAAGGAAGGGTTTGAAAACTACACAGAAATTCTACTGCTGTCCTATTGAAGGCTGCCCTAGAGGACCAAACAGACCATTTTCCCAATTTTCACTTGTAAaacag CACTTTATGAAAATGCATGCTGAAAAGAAGCACAAATGTGATAAATGTAGCAACTCATATGGCACGGAATGGGACTTGAAACGACATATAGAAGACTGTGGCAAGACTTTCCAATGTACTTGTGGGTGCCCTTATGCCAGCAGAACAGCATTACTGTCTCATGTTTACAGAACTGGCCATGAGATCCCTGCAGAGCACAG GGATCCACCTagtaagaaaaggaaaatgtgcaGTGAGGTTTCCAATCAGCACTTGGCAGAGAAAACGAGTGAAGCATTCATCAGTGCACGCACCAGTAGTACTTGCACTCAGGAATTGGAATCATCTGAGATGAAACTAATGGCCTCCTTTGAAGGCTCCTGCAGTTCTAATATCAGTAAGCAAACGCTCTCACAGCCAAAGTGTACGCCGAAGATGCTTTTGCCAAAGCCCAAAGTAGCTTTGGTTAAACTTCCAGTAATGCAGTTTGCTCACTTGCCTATTTTTGTATCAGCAACAGATTCCTCTGTCAAACCTGTTGTAGTGGCTGTTGATAATCAAGGCTCTGTTATGAGTACTGTTCACTTATTACCTCAGTCTATAGGAATTCTGATACCAGCATTGGAGGCTGAAGCACTTGTATTTAAAGACACAGTGCCTATTTCAAAAACGGCAAATTCTGGTGTTGAACCAGTTAGCACCAGTGTTCAAGTCAATTTGGGTAAGGTAACATCAAATAGTACAGTACAAGAGCTGGGGAGCATGTGTCACAAGAATAAAATCTCTTCAATAAATGTACAAACTGACTTATCTTACATTTCACAGAACTTTATGCCAGCTGCAGCCTGGACTCCTGATTCTTCTGTATCCTCTTGCTCTCAGACAGACCTGACATTCAGTTCACAGGTTTCGCTACCAGTTAGTGTTCAGACTCAGACACTGTTGCCCAGTTCTAAACTGACTTCATCCATAGCTGCCCAGACTGATGCTTTTGCTCAGGCTTGTTTCCAGTCAGGTGGTGTTTCTAGAGAGACTCAAACCAATAGAACGCAGAACTCTATTGATGGGAGAGTACAAATGGACCAGGCTGTAATGTGCAATGACATTTTTGACAGTGTTCATTCAGCGTACAATGTCTCAACCCAGATTGGGCTCACAGAAAACAATTTAATGGCTGCAAACATGGATCAAAGATTGCTACAAAGAAGTAACTGCAAGACCCTGAGTCAGGATACAATAAAATCTGAACCCATTATCAACTTCAATACACAGACTAATATACTCCCACAGCAAAATATGACAGATAATCAAACCCAGACAATGGACTTACTAAGTGATCTGGAAAACATCTTTTCAGGTAACATGTCTGGCCAGACATTGGATAATCGTGGTCTTTTGTCTGACACTAGCTCTGGTGCTGATACACATCTGCCATCTGGCCCTACACAGAGCACGGGAATAGACTTTGACATTGAAGAGTTCTTTTCAGCTTCCAATATTCAAACACAAACTGAGGAGAGTGAACTTGGTAACCTGAACTCTGAGCCGGTCTTGGAATCTCTGGACATTGAAACACAGACTGACTTATTTTTTTCGGACAGTGCCACTCAATCCTATAGCTGCAGAGGAAATTCTAACTTCTTAGGTTTGGAAATGTTTGATACCCAGACACAGACAGACTTAAATTCCTTCTTAGACAGTAGCACCCATTTGCCTTTGGGAAGTATTTTGAAGCAGTCCAGCTTCTCCATGAGCACTGACTCATCTGATACCGAAACCCAGACAGAAATACCCTCTGCTGCTAAAAATATACCTAgtcaaaatatagaaaataaagtCCAGCTGAATAGTGCTGAAACACAGACTATGGATAGCTGCTTTGAgacccttggaagcctattccttACCAGCAATGAGACACAGACAGCTATGGATGACTTTCTTCTGGCTGACTTGGCCTGGAATACAATGGAGTCACAGTTCAGTTCAGTAGAAACACAGACCTGTGCAGAATTGTGTTCCTTGGTTTGTCAGAAGTTTGGAACAAGCCATTGA